In one Desulfovibrionales bacterium genomic region, the following are encoded:
- a CDS encoding GxxExxY protein, with amino-acid sequence MDINDLSGEVISAAIEVHKILGSGLLESVYEECLCRELELRQIPYERQKELPIEYKGIKLDCGYRLDVLVENRLLLELKACDALQPIHKAQLLTYLKLTGIKVGLLINFNVPILKQGIKRMVK; translated from the coding sequence ATGGATATAAACGATCTTTCCGGTGAAGTCATCAGCGCAGCCATTGAGGTTCATAAGATTCTTGGATCCGGCCTATTGGAATCTGTTTATGAGGAATGCTTGTGTCGTGAGCTTGAATTAAGGCAAATTCCTTATGAAAGGCAAAAGGAGCTTCCTATAGAGTACAAGGGCATCAAATTAGATTGCGGCTATCGTTTGGATGTGCTCGTGGAAAACAGGTTACTTCTTGAATTAAAAGCCTGTGATGCTCTGCAGCCTATACACAAGGCCCAGCTTTTGACCTATCTAAAATTGACCGGTATCAAAGTAGGTCTCCTAATTAACTTTAATGTGCCTATCTTAAAGCAAGGGATAAAGCGGATGGTCAAGTGA
- a CDS encoding nitroreductase: protein MDIAEAVRNRRSTRAFLPNPVPKTVIENILDAARWAPSWGNTQPWEFLVVGGEALGKIGKDFCCRLAEGAKDNPDISMPAEWDEPYKGRYQQVGRGLFETFGIAREDKAARNAHYQKMYAFFGAPAVIFILMGENLGHYSLFDCGSVTQTICLLAGREGLGTCVLAAAVRHPDIIRAHLSVPPGKKFVIGIAVGYPDADSPYNKFRSNRVSLGEIVSWVDL, encoded by the coding sequence ATGGATATAGCAGAAGCCGTTCGGAATCGCAGGAGCACACGGGCCTTCCTGCCCAACCCGGTTCCAAAGACCGTGATTGAGAATATCCTGGATGCGGCCCGCTGGGCCCCTTCCTGGGGCAACACCCAGCCCTGGGAATTTCTGGTCGTGGGCGGAGAGGCTTTAGGGAAGATCGGTAAGGATTTTTGCTGCCGCCTGGCAGAGGGCGCAAAGGACAATCCCGATATTTCCATGCCGGCGGAGTGGGATGAGCCTTATAAGGGCCGCTATCAGCAGGTGGGTAGGGGGCTTTTTGAGACCTTCGGTATCGCCCGCGAGGATAAGGCGGCCCGAAATGCACACTATCAGAAGATGTACGCCTTTTTCGGCGCTCCGGCGGTCATCTTTATCCTCATGGGAGAAAATCTTGGCCACTATTCACTCTTTGACTGCGGGAGCGTCACCCAGACTATCTGCCTCCTGGCCGGGAGGGAAGGGTTGGGCACCTGCGTTCTGGCCGCCGCCGTTCGCCACCCGGATATCATCCGGGCGCACCTATCCGTGCCCCCCGGCAAGAAGTTCGTTATCGGCATAGCCGTCGGCTATCCGGATGCAGATTCACCCTACAATAAATTCCGGAGCAACCGCGTGTCGCTGGGGGAGATTGTAAGTTGGGTGGACCTATAA
- a CDS encoding DUF169 domain-containing protein, giving the protein MARTDDLFALAEKDKLSYQEASDIFERLLKLDFPPVAVKFFFDEEEMGQYKPDRIPLHPITFCAFIAASRSSGYILVSGEEKLRCESAKYVFGWRPFDDKEAARHMKYAKDRGQAEKFARARPRLPEGKLKGFLTSPLEKTPVAPDVVHVTCTPFQAYHILNDYMAAMDVHLLPVTQMVGSAVCGGDVIAYQTGRVNMNTMCSGSYTSGKTERGEMNVAVPGDQIEAVAKRMLERTIRNRGVSFLRKGESYPGFDVCGGCPMLVFK; this is encoded by the coding sequence ATGGCGAGAACAGATGACCTTTTTGCCCTGGCTGAAAAAGACAAACTCTCATATCAGGAAGCATCAGATATATTTGAGAGACTCCTTAAGCTCGACTTCCCGCCGGTCGCGGTGAAGTTTTTCTTTGATGAAGAGGAGATGGGGCAATACAAACCGGACAGGATTCCGCTGCACCCCATAACCTTCTGCGCCTTCATTGCCGCGTCAAGGTCTTCCGGGTACATTCTGGTAAGCGGGGAAGAAAAACTCCGGTGCGAAAGCGCAAAATATGTCTTCGGCTGGAGGCCGTTCGATGATAAGGAAGCAGCAAGGCATATGAAGTATGCCAAGGATCGGGGGCAGGCGGAAAAATTCGCCAGGGCCAGGCCCAGGCTGCCCGAGGGGAAATTAAAAGGCTTTTTGACCTCTCCCCTGGAAAAGACCCCGGTTGCCCCGGATGTTGTTCACGTTACCTGCACCCCCTTTCAGGCTTATCATATTCTAAACGATTACATGGCGGCGATGGATGTGCATCTCCTGCCTGTTACCCAGATGGTAGGCTCTGCAGTCTGCGGCGGCGATGTGATAGCCTATCAAACCGGCAGGGTCAACATGAATACCATGTGCAGCGGGAGTTACACATCGGGAAAGACGGAACGGGGAGAGATGAACGTGGCTGTCCCCGGTGATCAGATAGAGGCGGTAGCGAAGAGGATGCTGGAAAGGACCATTCGCAACAGGGGAGTCTCGTTCCTGCGCAAAGGGGAATCCTATCCCGGATTTGATGTCTGCGGAGGTTGTCCGATGTTGGTGTTCAAGTAA
- a CDS encoding PfkB family carbohydrate kinase, translated as MRSFQVFGLGQCCLDYIGKVDAYPPPDVKCEFSDMVVQGGGPVATALVALARWGVSCTFAGVVGDDLFGGSIKASLDAEGIDTGGILVRKGFASQFAFIVAEPGVGRRTIFWRRPTGPPPTPEEIDYGLIRKAKILHTDGLFIEASLAACKAAKEAGVQVVVDAGSLREGMLDLARLSDYFLASETFAKALVGADKPLEACYRLAGLGPRVVGVTLGPKGYVALAEGAIIERPAYPVEAVDTTGCGDVFHAGFIYGLTQGWDACKSLDLAAWAAAMVSLKLGGRAGIPSREQLREKGYT; from the coding sequence ATGCGCTCCTTTCAGGTTTTTGGTCTGGGACAGTGCTGCCTGGATTATATCGGAAAAGTGGACGCCTATCCTCCGCCGGATGTGAAGTGCGAGTTTTCCGACATGGTCGTGCAGGGCGGCGGGCCGGTGGCTACGGCCCTGGTCGCCCTGGCCCGCTGGGGCGTTTCGTGTACCTTTGCCGGTGTGGTGGGGGATGATCTGTTCGGCGGCAGCATCAAGGCCTCATTGGATGCTGAAGGCATAGATACCGGTGGTATCCTGGTCAGGAAGGGGTTTGCCTCTCAGTTCGCTTTTATTGTAGCTGAACCCGGAGTAGGGAGGCGCACGATCTTCTGGCGAAGGCCCACCGGTCCTCCTCCAACCCCTGAAGAGATCGACTACGGCCTTATCCGCAAGGCCAAAATACTCCACACCGACGGCCTTTTTATCGAGGCCTCCCTTGCCGCTTGTAAGGCCGCCAAGGAGGCGGGAGTTCAGGTAGTTGTGGACGCCGGCTCCCTCCGCGAGGGCATGCTGGACCTCGCCCGGTTGAGCGATTATTTTCTGGCCTCGGAAACCTTTGCGAAGGCTTTGGTGGGCGCGGACAAACCGCTGGAGGCCTGCTACAGGCTGGCCGGGCTTGGCCCCCGCGTTGTTGGCGTAACCCTGGGGCCGAAAGGCTATGTGGCCTTGGCCGAGGGCGCGATTATTGAGCGGCCTGCCTATCCGGTGGAAGCCGTGGATACCACGGGCTGCGGCGATGTCTTTCACGCGGGCTTTATTTACGGCCTGACTCAGGGATGGGATGCCTGCAAAAGTCTTGATCTTGCCGCGTGGGCCGCGGCCATGGTCAGCCTTAAGCTGGGAGGCCGGGCCGGCATTCCGTCCCGGGAACAACTCAGGGAAAAAGGTTACACCTAA
- a CDS encoding four helix bundle suffix domain-containing protein, producing the protein MNTNEPLIPKHGGYRKLRSFQVAQLIYDITVRFCDRYVEKRSRTHDQMVQAARSGVQNIAEGSQASGTSKKTEIKLTNVARASLEELRLDYEDFLRQRGLPIWDRDDHRRQRLIDLRCATADEVVQWVQAEHDCGLRGRDRLSGQKRQSTKSTVPTYPELAANAALVLLAVACSLLDRQLAAQAKAFETEGGFTERLYRVRSKKRSSRPPSTRSTKSTPSTNIEE; encoded by the coding sequence ATGAATACTAATGAGCCGCTGATACCGAAGCATGGTGGCTACCGAAAACTCAGGAGTTTTCAGGTGGCGCAACTGATTTATGACATAACGGTCCGTTTTTGCGACCGCTATGTCGAAAAGCGCAGCCGCACTCACGACCAGATGGTGCAGGCGGCGCGGTCGGGGGTGCAGAACATTGCCGAAGGAAGTCAAGCATCGGGAACCTCGAAAAAGACCGAAATTAAACTCACTAATGTAGCGCGGGCCAGTCTGGAAGAGCTGCGGCTCGACTATGAGGATTTTCTGCGCCAGCGCGGCCTGCCGATTTGGGATCGTGACGACCACCGCAGGCAAAGACTGATCGACCTCCGCTGCGCCACCGCCGATGAAGTAGTACAGTGGGTGCAGGCAGAGCATGATTGTGGACTGCGTGGACGAGACAGACTAAGTGGACAAAAGCGTCAGTCTACGAAATCCACGGTGCCCACTTACCCCGAGCTTGCCGCCAACGCCGCACTGGTGCTGCTGGCGGTCGCCTGCAGCCTGCTCGACCGCCAGCTCGCCGCACAGGCTAAGGCGTTCGAAACAGAGGGCGGCTTCACCGAGCGCCTCTACCGCGTACGTTCCAAAAAACGGTCATCACGCCCTCCGTCCACCCGGTCCACCAAGTCCACCCCGTCTACCAATATTGAGGAATAA